Proteins from a single region of Phycisphaeraceae bacterium D3-23:
- a CDS encoding sialidase family protein translates to MAESEPRVLVDVFVAGEDGYHTYRIPAVVMAANGDLLAFAEGRVHGSGDAGDIDMVMKRSTNGGATWGDLQVVGDFGDGGFANPAPVVDAASGDVLLLAVLEEAGSHEADIRNSRGGGRVPCAVRSSDHGETWGEVVSLAETCDRADWRWYATGPCHAIQLQRGEHAGRLVVPANFSQAGGGGNDYLGAHALLSDDGGATWRIGAVDNTHIGENEFNPNESTVVELSDGRLLFNTRDQGGTSRATRGVTVSEDGGASFVSPYAPEEALVAPVCQASLLGVDTEAGRLLVFSAPGVWDARRRMHLRVSADDGATWRDGPVLYEAAAAYSDMVALDADTIGCLFEADGYRRIVFTPVALTELAGDNEPVPQP, encoded by the coding sequence ATGGCTGAGTCCGAGCCGCGTGTGCTGGTGGATGTTTTCGTTGCGGGTGAAGACGGCTACCACACGTACCGGATCCCGGCGGTCGTGATGGCGGCGAACGGCGACCTGCTCGCGTTCGCGGAGGGCCGGGTCCACGGCTCGGGCGACGCGGGGGATATCGACATGGTGATGAAGCGCTCGACGAACGGCGGCGCGACATGGGGCGACTTGCAGGTCGTCGGCGACTTCGGCGATGGCGGGTTCGCGAACCCCGCGCCTGTGGTCGATGCGGCCAGCGGGGACGTGTTGCTGCTCGCGGTGTTGGAGGAGGCTGGGTCGCACGAGGCGGACATCCGCAACAGCCGGGGCGGCGGGCGCGTGCCTTGTGCCGTGCGGTCGTCGGACCACGGCGAAACGTGGGGCGAAGTGGTTTCGCTGGCCGAGACGTGCGACCGCGCCGACTGGCGGTGGTACGCGACAGGCCCGTGCCACGCGATCCAGCTCCAGCGCGGCGAACACGCCGGTCGACTCGTCGTTCCCGCCAATTTTTCACAGGCCGGCGGGGGGGGCAACGACTACCTTGGCGCGCACGCACTCCTGAGTGATGACGGCGGCGCGACCTGGCGCATCGGTGCGGTCGACAACACGCACATCGGCGAGAACGAATTCAACCCCAACGAGTCGACGGTCGTTGAGTTGTCGGATGGTCGGCTGCTCTTCAACACGCGGGACCAGGGCGGCACCAGCCGCGCGACACGGGGCGTGACCGTCAGTGAAGACGGCGGGGCGTCGTTCGTTTCGCCTTATGCGCCTGAGGAGGCGCTGGTCGCGCCGGTGTGTCAGGCGTCGCTGCTGGGAGTTGATACCGAGGCCGGTCGTCTGCTCGTGTTCAGCGCGCCGGGCGTGTGGGATGCGCGTCGGCGGATGCACCTGCGGGTCAGTGCGGATGACGGTGCGACTTGGCGCGACGGCCCCGTACTCTACGAAGCGGCTGCCGCATACAGCGACATGGTCGCGCTCGACGCCGACACGATCGGCTGCTTGTTCGAGGCGGACGGGTATCGACGGATCGTGTTTACCCCGGTCGCGTTGACGGAACTCGCGGGCGACAATGAGCCCGTGCCACAGCCATGA